CCCCCCGTGCCTCGGCAACAGCGCGGGGTGGATGTTCAGGGCGGCGTACCGATCGAGGAGCGCCGGCCCGATCTGGCTCATGAATCCCCCGAGAACGATGAGATCGATCGAAAGAGGAGCGATCATCCGCAGAAGAACCTCCGTGTACGAAGCGACGTCGAAGACGTCGTCCCGCGTGTAGGCCCTCCGCGGCAGGACGATCGTCGGCAACCCCCGGGTCTGCGCCCTCGCCAGACCGGCGACGCGATCCCGGCTGCTCACGACGAGCTCGATGCGGGCGTCCAGATGCCCGGCCGCGATCCGATCGGCGAGATTCGCCATCGTCGTCCCCCCGCCGGAGATCAGCACGACGAGACCCAAGGTGCGGGGCTCGGCCGGCAGTTGGCCGGGGCGCGGATACCCTGCTCCGTTCATGGCGGAGATCGTACGTTCTCCCGCGCCTCAAGGGAAGCGGCGCAAGCGCACCCGAGGCCCAGGCTCAGGCACTCAGTCCCTCGGACCCCGACGGGCTCCCGAAGCCCCGCGCCGCGAACGCGAACATAGCGGGGCTTCGGGAGCCCTTCGGGGTTCGGGACGCCTGCCGGGCCTGGGCCTCGGGTGCGCTTGCGCGCTTTCCAGAAACAGCCGAGTCCGGCTAGATTGGACGGCGACATGATACGCTCCGCGGCGAACATGCGGGCGGGCGGCGCCCTCCTCATCATCGCGCTCTGCTGCGCGGCGCCCCCGTGCTCGCGAGCGGAGGATCTCCTCGTGCTCCCCGGCCTTCCCGGCAGGGCGTCGATCGGAGCCGACACGCTCGACACGCGGTCGCTGATCGCCGGGATCCGATGGTCCGGCCTCGACCTGAGGGACCTGGGGGGCAAGCTCGAGGGCGCCTGCATCGGGATGGAGGCCGCTGTCCTGCGGGGACGCTACGACGTTCGCTGCGATCTTTCCGCCGCGGGCGACAGCGCGTGTTCCAGCGATCTCTTCATCTGCGACGAGATCGCGATATCGGGCATTCGCC
This region of Candidatus Eisenbacteria bacterium genomic DNA includes:
- the purN gene encoding phosphoribosylglycinamide formyltransferase; protein product: MNGAGYPRPGQLPAEPRTLGLVVLISGGGTTMANLADRIAAGHLDARIELVVSSRDRVAGLARAQTRGLPTIVLPRRAYTRDDVFDVASYTEVLLRMIAPLSIDLIVLGGFMSQIGPALLDRYAALNIHPALLPRHGGPGMYGHHVHEAVLAAGDAESGCTVHFLDPDYDHGPILAQRRVPVLLDDTPDTLAERVQEAERELYPEAIGLIAAGRVRVDAGRVLVV